The window CGCCTGCCGGCGCTCGACGAGCAACCTGACGCCGTGTTCGTCGAGGACGCGGCAATCGCCGTCGACGAACTTGCAGTACTCGCGCCGATGGGAGCCGCGAGTCGAGTCGGCGAGTCGCGAACCGTCGAGGACGCACTCGGCCGATATCTTCCCGTAGAACATCTCACTCCGCCAGCCACGCTCGACGGCGGCGACGTGCTCCGCGCCGGCCGCCGACTCTTCGTCGGCCTTTCACGTCGCACCAACATCGCTGCTGTCGAGCAACTCGCAAGGCTACTCGGCCCATACGAGTACGAGGTCGTTCCGGTGTCGGTCGCAGGGGCGCTACACCTCAAGTCGGCATGCTCCTTCGTCGGAGAAAACGCCTTGCTCGCGAACACCGACTGGTTCGACGTCGCCCCGTTCGCCGGAATGGAAATCCTGCCTATCGAGACCGCCGAGGCGTGGGGCGCCAGTGTGCTATACGACGACGGTCGCGTCGTCACGCTGGCCGGATTCCCCCTCACGAAGGATCTGCTCGAGAGCCGCGGACTCGATGTGCGCGTCGTCGATTTGTCGGAGCTTCGCAAGGCGGAAGGCGGGCCGACCTGCCTCAGCATTCTCCTCCCACGCGCCGCTTCGTGACGGCCGAGTGCTTCACGCGGTCTGCTCATACGAGCATCGCGACCGTTCGCGATTGCGTCAACCGGAATTCACTCTCTCCCGAGGTCGCCTATGCTTCGAAATTTCTCCGTTCGGGCGTTGGTCATTGCATGCGCATTCGCCCTCGCTCCACTCGCCCTACAGGCGCAGGCGACGACATGCAAGGACGGCACGACTTCCACCGCCAGCGGTAAGGGTGCGTGCTCCGGCCACGGCGGCGTCGGCAAGGCCGCTGCGAAGGCCGCGAAAGCAGAGTCGAAGGCGAACACCAAGGTCGCAAAGACCGACGCCAAAGTCGCGAAGTCAGAATCGAAGGCGGCTAGCAAAGCCACGAAGACGACCGACGCAGCGGGCGCGACGGCGAAGTGCAAGGACGGCACGTATTCGCGCGCGGCCACTCGCCGCGGCGCCTGCTCGCGCCACGGCGGCGTCGCCGAATGGCTCAAGACCTGACGACTCGCTCGGCCCGCCTAACGGTTATGACGATTGCTTTGGAGGCGGGAGTGTTGCTGCCGACGGCGACGTGGTCGTGCGGTACGAGGACGTTCGCCTCGGGGAAATAGGCCGCGGCGCAGCCGCGCGGGACGTCGTACGGTACGACGCGAAAGTTGCGCGCAACGCGCTCCTCGCCGCCGTGATGGCTCGTGATGTCGACGGCCACCTCGGCGGCGAGCTCACGTGCACGCATGTCGTCGGGATGAAGAAAGATCACGCGTCGCCCGTTGCGTACGCCGCGATATCGGTCGTTAGGGGCATAGACGGTGGTATTGAACTGATCGTGCGCCCGCACCGTCGTGAGTAACAGCTGGCCGGGCGCGAGCTGGAACGTGGGAAGAGCGTGGACTGTGAAGCGCGCCTTGCCGGTCGCCGTCAGGAAGACGCGATCGCGCGCGGCGTTCGGCAGATGAAAGCCGCCCGGCACGCGCGCCCGCTCGTTGTAGTGCTCGAAGATCGGGATCACCCGCTCGATCGCGTCCCGAATGCGATCGTAGTCGCCGACGAGCTCGTCCCACGCGACCGCGCTGCGGCTGCCTAACGTCGTCCGTGCGAGGCGCGCGACGATCGCGGGCTCGCTCAGAAGTTGCGGCGACGCCGGCTCGAGCACACCGCGCGACGCCTGAACGATCGCCATCGAGTTCTCGGTCGTCACGAATTGCGGGCCGTGCGCCTGGACGTCGCGCTCGGAGCGGCCGAGGCAGGGAAGGATGAGCGCCTGCTCCCCGGTAACGAGGTGCGCGCGATTGGGCTTGATCGACACGTGGACCGTGAGGCGGCAGCGGCGCAGCGCGGCCGCGACGTACTCCGTGTCGGGCGTCGCTTGCAGGAAGTTACCGCCCAACGCGAAGAAGACCTTGGCGCTTCCCGCATGCATGGCACGAATTGCTCCGACGGTGTCGAACCCGTGATGCCGCGGCGGCACAAACCCGAACACTGCGCCGAGCCGGTCGAGGAACTCGGGGCGGGGACGCTCCCAGATACCGACCGTGCGATCGCCCTGCACGTTGCTGTGACCGCGCACAGGACAGAGGCCCGCGCCAAGCTTGCCGATCTGTCCACGCAGCAGGTGGAGATTGACGATCTCCTGAATGTTCGCGACGGCGTTCACATGCTGGGTGAGTCCCATTCCCCAGCAGGTGATCGTCCTCTCGGACCTGGCAAAGACCTCGGCGGCGCGCACGATGTCGTCGTAAGGCACACCGCTCGCCGATGTGATCATGTCCCACGGCTGGCGCGTCAGCGCGCGCGCATACACGTCGAAACCGTCGGTGCATGCCGCGATGAAAGCGCCGACGAGCGACTTTTCACCGCGCGCATCGCGCTCGAGCAGTGCTTTGGCGATTCCCTGAAACAGAGCGACGTCGCCGCCGACGCGAACGCGCAGGAGAAAGTCGGCGATCTCCGTGCCGCGCCCGAGAAGTCCCGTCAGCTCCTGCGGCTGCTTGAATCGCCGCAATCCCGTTTCGGCGAGCGGATTGATGCCGACGATCGTCGCGCCGTTTCGTTTGGCCTTCTGCAACGTCGACAACATTCGGGGATGGTTCGTTCCCGGATTCTGCCCCGCGATGAAGATTGCTTCCGCGTGCGCGAAGTCCTCCAGCGTTACCGTCCCCTTGCCGACGCCGATCGCTTCCGTGAGCGCAGTGCCGCTCGATTCATGACACATGTTGGAGCAGTCCGGAAGATTGTTGGTCCCGAACTGCCTAACGAACAATTGATACAAGAACGCCGCCTCGTTCGACGTCCGACCGGATGTGTAGAATACGGCCTCGTCCGGCGACGCCAGCGCGTTGAGCTCGGACGCGATGAGCGCGAAGGCATCGTCCCACGAGATCGGCTCGTAATGCGTCGCGTCGCGCCGCAGCAGCATCGGATGCGTGAGGCGTCCAAGCTCGCCGAGCGCGTGATCCGACATCGCCGACAGCTCGCTGATGCTGTGGCGCGCAAAGAGCTCGGGCGTCGCACGACGTGTCGTCGCTTCCCACGCCGTCGCCTTCGCGCCATTCTCGCAAAATTCCGCGATGTGACGGCTACCATCGGGATCGGGCCACGCGCACGACTGGCAATCGTAGCCGTCTTTCTGGTTGAGTGCCGTCAACGTGCGCAGTGACCGGCGCACGCCCAT of the Gemmatimonadaceae bacterium genome contains:
- a CDS encoding DUF3761 domain-containing protein, with the protein product MLRNFSVRALVIACAFALAPLALQAQATTCKDGTTSTASGKGACSGHGGVGKAAAKAAKAESKANTKVAKTDAKVAKSESKAASKATKTTDAAGATAKCKDGTYSRAATRRGACSRHGGVAEWLKT
- a CDS encoding FdhF/YdeP family oxidoreductase is translated as MTGNELPPEEDLSKIDISDPPSAAAGMTGVVASFRHALGEMGVRRSLRTLTALNQKDGYDCQSCAWPDPDGSRHIAEFCENGAKATAWEATTRRATPELFARHSISELSAMSDHALGELGRLTHPMLLRRDATHYEPISWDDAFALIASELNALASPDEAVFYTSGRTSNEAAFLYQLFVRQFGTNNLPDCSNMCHESSGTALTEAIGVGKGTVTLEDFAHAEAIFIAGQNPGTNHPRMLSTLQKAKRNGATIVGINPLAETGLRRFKQPQELTGLLGRGTEIADFLLRVRVGGDVALFQGIAKALLERDARGEKSLVGAFIAACTDGFDVYARALTRQPWDMITSASGVPYDDIVRAAEVFARSERTITCWGMGLTQHVNAVANIQEIVNLHLLRGQIGKLGAGLCPVRGHSNVQGDRTVGIWERPRPEFLDRLGAVFGFVPPRHHGFDTVGAIRAMHAGSAKVFFALGGNFLQATPDTEYVAAALRRCRLTVHVSIKPNRAHLVTGEQALILPCLGRSERDVQAHGPQFVTTENSMAIVQASRGVLEPASPQLLSEPAIVARLARTTLGSRSAVAWDELVGDYDRIRDAIERVIPIFEHYNERARVPGGFHLPNAARDRVFLTATGKARFTVHALPTFQLAPGQLLLTTVRAHDQFNTTVYAPNDRYRGVRNGRRVIFLHPDDMRARELAAEVAVDITSHHGGEERVARNFRVVPYDVPRGCAAAYFPEANVLVPHDHVAVGSNTPASKAIVITVRRAERVVRS